From the genome of Papaver somniferum cultivar HN1 chromosome 2, ASM357369v1, whole genome shotgun sequence, one region includes:
- the LOC113347342 gene encoding protein WHAT'S THIS FACTOR 1 homolog — MATKNKISSLLQTLISSFSNHYPSNSSLQNLTNPNYNYQSSSPFSTSFLRTKSPFKKKRKKKDTPRTKSVQHESHQIQHFEQIVQRDINFRFLTRSKEYLSKQPQHIIRLDDAGKLYRELGFPRGRKVNKSIDKHPLLYEIYRHVDNKIWFGFTDLMEDLIDEEKRIMDLMEKDRVIKVIKLLMISADKRIPLSKIYHCRLLFGIPEDFRDRVDKYSDYFRIVVEEDGKRILELVKWDSSLAVSELEREYTLDEDKVKKTFKFPVKNVKNLDLDEGDEWKLNMLNTLPLVSPYSDGKELKLWSLEAEKYRVGVIHEFLNLTLEKKASIHHIVEFKEELSLTKHTYEMLKKQPKAFYLAGTEMNWVIFLKDGYGDDGVLINKDPQVVFNEKLYRYAQNKVTGDDI, encoded by the coding sequence ATggcaaccaaaaacaaaatctcgTCCTTACTACAAACCCTAATCTCTTCCTTCTCAAACCATTATCCTAGTAACTCCTCTCTTCAAAACCTCACAAATCCTAATTACAACTATCAATCCTCATCACCATTCTCAACTTCATTTCTCCGAACAAAATCACCatttaagaaaaaaagaaagaagaaagacacACCTAGAACTAAATCAGTCCAACATGAATCACACCAAATCCAACATTTCGAACAAATCGTTCAAAGAGATATTAATTTTCGGTTCTTAACCCGAAGTAAAGAATATCTATCTAAGCAACCACAGCACATTATTCGTCTGGATGATGCAGGTAAACTTTATCGTGAACTAGGGTTTCCTAGGGGTAGAAAAGTTAATAAATCAATTGATAAACATCCTTTACTCTATGAAATTTATAGACATGTCGATAATAAAATTTGGTTTGGGTTTACTGATTTAATGGAAGATTTGATTGATGAAGAGAAAAGAATTATGGATTTAATGGAGAAAGACAGGGTTATTAAAGTAATTAAGTTGCTAATGATTTCAGCTGATAAAAGAATCCCATTAAGTAAGATTTATCATTGTAGATTATTATTTGGTATTCCTGAAGATTTTAGAGATAGAGTTGATAAGTATAGTGATTATTTTAGAATTGTTGTTGAAGAGGATGGGAAAAGAATTCTTGAATTAGTTAAATGGGATTCGTCGTTAGCTGTTAGTGAATTAGAAAGGGAATACACGTTAGATGAAGATAAAGTTAAGAAAACTTTTAAATTTCCTGTGAAAAATGTGAAAAATTTGGATTTAGATGAGGGTGATGAATGGAAGTTGAATATGTTGAATACGCTTCCGCTTGTTTCACCGTATTCAGATGGGAAGGAGTTGAAACTATGGTCTTTAGAAGCTGAGAAATATAGAGTTGGGGTTATACATGAGTTTTTGAACTTGACACTGGAGAAGAAAGCTTCAATTCATCATATTGTTGAGTTTAAGGAGGAATTATCTCTTACTAAACATACTTATGAGATGCTGAAGAAGCAGCCGAAAGCGTTTTATCTTGCGGGTACAGAGATGAATTGGGTTATTTTCTTGAAAGATGGTTATGGTGATGACGGGGTTTTGATCAACAAAGATCCACAAGTGGTTTTCAATGAGAAGTTATATAGATATGCGCAAAACAAAGTAACTGGGGATGATATTTAG
- the LOC113347341 gene encoding uncharacterized protein LOC113347341 has protein sequence MSDESIVEPEVAYEGSDEGDEDSPMKRNLSDFDLPSQVGIKGEENNLSMNRSTGSSKSTNEMNDPLDTESDREAGVSVDRLMVQSGHISDPGIGRGEFWATPTLKRSCSNLETSNMLRKIADQLPPSKSHSFEDLRNLTLRIREDVEAGNQGSPLSVMSPCSADRVMLKKHSSSQVLPSGSRKLWWKLFLWSHRNMHRSRTMRTKLLAISQSSNQKGGYCSDTFEPKRISESGKLKAPVSATEESVINNKFQQWGDFDGRCSGFLPQNQWVAFSTESSILTRVNEWVNNLEIEPTLLLDDDKKGSCEGISFPPSPEAGETSARTAMTPINPRYNPNVSEEVLYANSVIQSLNSSSTVAHISAMSLKVIPAMSHFSSLRSVNLSGNFIVRITPGSLPKGLHTLNLSRNRIVAIEGLRELTRLHVLDLSYNKISRIGHGLSNCTLVKELYLAGNKISDLEGLHRLLKLAVLDLSFNKVTTAKALGQLVANYNSLLALNLLGNPIQSNIGDDQLRKVILGILPHLAYLNRQSIKPQRTREVAMDGLAKAALGNNEWSSRRKQSKRAGQTGSSSLGKHKSKVGAQRNKHRSKTSNHNFSTQLKLSSSAVASSSN, from the exons ATGAGCGATGAAAGTATAGTGGAACCGGAGGTAGCTTATGAAGGGAGTGATGAGGGTGATGAGGATTCCCCGATGAAGAGGAATCTCTCTGACTTTGACCTCCCTTCTCAAGTGGGTATCAAAGGAGAAGAGAACAACCTATCGATGAATAGAAGCACTGGTTCATCTAAGTCAACCAACGAGATGAATGACCCATTGGATACTGAATCGGATAGGGAAGCTGGAGTATCAGTTGACAGATTGATGGTTCAAAGTGGACATATTAGTGATCCTGGAATTGGTAGGGGTGAATTTTGGGCTACACCCACACTGAAACGATCATGTTCAAATCTTGAAACCAGTAATATGCTCAGGAAAATAGCAGATCAATTGCCTCCTTCAAAATCTCACTCATTCGAGGATTTGCGGAATTTAACTTTAAGAATAAGAGAGGATGTTGAGGCTGGAAATCAAGGTAGCCCTTTGTCAGTGATGAGTCCTTGTAGTGCTGATAGAGTGATGTTGAAGAAACATTCGTCGAGCCAAGTACTTCCTTCAGGAAGCAGAAAACTTTGGTGGAAGCTTTTCCTTTGGAGCCATAGGAATATGCACAGATCCAGAACTATGAGAACAAAGTTACTGGCCATCAGCCAAAGCTCAAACCAGAAAGGAGGATATTGTTCTGATACCTTTGAACCAAAGCGGATCTCGGAGTCGGGCAAGTTAAAGGCACCAGTATCAGCCACTGAGGAATCTGTAATCAATAACAAGTTTCAGCAGTGGGGCGATTTCGATGGTAGATGTTCAGGCTTTTTGCCGCAGAATCAGTGGGTTGCTTTCTCTACAGAGTCATCCATCTTAACAAGAGTGAATGAGTGGGTGAACAATCTTGAAATTGAACCTACTCTGTTACTTGATGATGATAAAAAAGGAAGTTGTGAGGGGATTAGTTTCCCACCTTCACCAGAGGCTGGTGAAACATCGGCAAGAACTGCGATGACTCCCATTAATCCACGCTACAATCCTAATGTGTCAGAGGAGGTCTTGTATGCGAATAGTGTAATCCAATCTCTTAATTCTTCCTCAACTGTAGCTCACATATCTGCCATGAGTTTAAAAGTCATCCCGGCTATGTCACACTTCTCAAGTCTTCGATCCGTCAATCTATCCGGCAACTTCATAG TTCGTATAACTCCTGGATCACTACCAAAGGGACTTCACACTCTCAATTTGTCAAGAAACAGAATTGTCGCAATAGAGGGCCTCAGAGAGCTTACCCGATTGCACGTTCTCGACCTAAGTTACAATAAGATCTCCCGCATCGGCCATG GTCTGTCTAACTGCACACTCGTCAAAGAACTTTATCTAGCTGGAAATAAGATCAGCGATTTGGAAGGATTACACAGACTCTTGAAGCTGGCAGTGCTGGACTTGAGCTTCAACAAGGTTACTACAGCAAAAGCTCTAGGCCAGCTTGTTGCAAATTACAACTCCCTACTAGCTCTAAACCTACTCGGTAACCCAATTCAGAGCAACATCGGGGATGACCAACTACGTAAAGTAATCTTAGGAATTCTTCCGCATCTAGCATACTTGAACAGGCAATCTATTAAACCACAAAGAACGCGGGAAGTTGCAATGGATGGTTTGGCTAAAGCCGCTCTGGGGAACAACGAATGGAGTTCCAGGAGGAAACAATCAAAGAGGGCTGGCCAAACTGGATCATCTTCTCTTGGCAAACATAAGAGCAAAGTAGGTGCACAGAGAAACAAACACAGGTCAAAGACCAGCAACCACAATTTCTCCACTCAATTGAAATTGTCATCATCTGCAGTTGCTTCATCTTCCAATTGA